Proteins from one Chroococcidiopsis sp. CCMEE 29 genomic window:
- a CDS encoding HhoA/HhoB/HtrA family serine endopeptidase, protein MALSLKKLAFSLVLLAIGGGAGLWGSRYLPLENNRSFEQLKTMPVTVPPAPIQNPSAEASGMSENDDRNFIAAAVEQVGPAVVRINATRKVANQLPEAFNNPLLRRFFGSERPMPEERIERGTGSGFILSQDGQLLTNAHVVADTDTVQVTLKDGRSFGGKVIGVDPVTDVAVVKIRAKNLPIVKLGNSKNLVPGQWAIAIGNPLGLDNTVTVGIISATDRSSAQVGVPDKRVNFIQTDAAINPGNSGGPLLNARGEVIGVNTAIRADAQGLGFAIPIETAARIANQLFNKGQVKHPFLGIQMVDLTPATKAEINQETDLNIKQDTGVLIVRVMEKSPSAQAGLQAGDIIQKIDGRSVRKASEVQERVESSEVGAVLQIEVNRNGQIHTLNVKPGALPVDKLG, encoded by the coding sequence ATGGCTTTATCGTTAAAGAAGCTGGCATTTTCACTGGTTTTACTGGCGATCGGTGGTGGTGCAGGATTATGGGGCAGTCGCTATCTACCATTAGAGAATAATCGCTCGTTTGAGCAGCTAAAAACAATGCCAGTCACGGTGCCGCCAGCGCCTATACAAAATCCGTCTGCGGAAGCTAGCGGCATGAGTGAGAACGACGATCGCAACTTTATTGCCGCAGCAGTAGAGCAAGTGGGACCAGCGGTAGTCAGAATTAATGCCACACGCAAGGTTGCAAATCAACTTCCCGAAGCGTTTAATAATCCTCTATTGCGCCGATTCTTTGGTTCAGAACGACCGATGCCAGAAGAACGAATTGAACGTGGTACAGGTTCTGGATTTATTTTAAGTCAGGATGGGCAGCTACTCACTAACGCCCATGTGGTAGCAGATACCGACACAGTGCAAGTTACCCTCAAAGATGGTCGGAGTTTTGGTGGCAAGGTTATAGGGGTAGATCCAGTCACTGATGTAGCAGTGGTGAAAATCAGAGCTAAAAACTTGCCAATTGTGAAGCTGGGCAACTCAAAAAACTTGGTACCAGGACAATGGGCGATCGCGATTGGAAATCCTCTTGGGTTGGACAACACAGTGACAGTTGGCATTATCAGTGCCACAGATCGTTCTAGCGCTCAAGTGGGTGTTCCAGACAAACGGGTTAACTTTATCCAGACTGATGCTGCTATTAACCCCGGTAACTCTGGCGGTCCGCTCTTAAATGCCAGAGGCGAGGTGATTGGCGTTAACACTGCGATTCGAGCAGATGCTCAGGGTCTCGGTTTCGCTATCCCAATTGAAACTGCAGCCCGCATAGCCAATCAGCTTTTTAACAAAGGGCAGGTTAAGCATCCCTTCTTAGGTATTCAAATGGTAGACCTTACTCCTGCCACAAAAGCAGAAATCAATCAGGAAACAGACTTAAACATCAAGCAGGACACCGGTGTTTTGATTGTGCGAGTTATGGAAAAATCACCGTCAGCCCAGGCAGGCTTGCAAGCTGGTGATATTATCCAAAAAATTGACGGCAGATCAGTTAGGAAGGCTTCTGAAGTTCAAGAACGAGTGGAATCCAGTGAAGTTGGGGCAGTATTGCAAATCGAAGTGAATCGCAATGGTCAAATTCACACCCTAAATGTCAAGCCAGGAGCTTTGCCGGTTGATAAGCTAGGGTAG